In the genome of Nocardioides sp. NBC_00368, the window GGAGGATCCGCTGCGCTGGCGCGCGACCGATCCCACCGCCTGACCCGCGCATCAGCCCGCGGCCGGCCGCTCGCTGTCGAGCTGGTCCATGAACTGGGCGGGGTAGCGATCGCCGCGCGCGGCACCGACGGGCACCGCGGCGTCGATGCGGGCGAGGTCGGCCTCGTCGAGCTCGACGGCGTTCGCCCCGGCCATGGACTCGACCTGGCTCACCCGACGCGAGCCGATGACCGGGACGATGTGCTCGCCGCGGGCCGCGACCCAGGCGATCGCCAGCTGCGCCAGGGTGACTCCCTTGGCCGCGGCGATCTCCTCCAGGGTGACCAGCAGGGCGCGGTTGTGGTCGAGGTTGTCGCCCTGGAAGCGCGGCATGTGCGCGAGGGCACCGCCGAGCGCGCCACTGCCGCCGATCAGGCCGCGGCCGAGGACGCTGTAGGCGGTGATGCCGATGCCCAGCTCGTTGCAGGTGTCGAGGATGCCGTTGGTCTCGATCTCACGGCTGAGCAGGGAGTACTCGATCTGCAGGTCGCTGATCGGGGCCACCGCGGCGGCCCGCCGCAGGGTGTCGGCGCTGACCTCGCTGAGCCCGATGTGGCGTACGTAGCCCGCCTCCACCAGCTCGTGGACCGCACCCACGGTCTCCTCGATCGGCACCTGCGGGTCCAGGCGGGCGGGGCGGTAGATGTCGATGTGATCGGTCCCGAGCCGCTGCAGCGAGTAGGTCAGGAACGACTTCACCGCCTCGGGACGGCCGTCGAATCCGACCGGCAGCCCGACCGGGGTGAGCAGGGCGCCGAACTTCACCGAGAGCACCACGTCGTCGCGGCTGCGCTCGCGCAGCGCCCGAGCGATGAGCATCTCGTTGTGACCGGCGCCGTAGAAGTCCCCGGTGTCGATGAGGGTCCCGCCGGCGTCGAGATAGGCATGGATCACGGCGACGCCGTCGGCGTCGTCCACGGCACCGTACGCACCGGACAGGCTCATCCCGCCGAGCGCGGGCGAGGTCACCATGGGCCCGGTCGCACCGAGCCGCCTGTTGCTGAACATGAGGTTGG includes:
- a CDS encoding aldo/keto reductase, whose product is MTTSNLMFSNRRLGATGPMVTSPALGGMSLSGAYGAVDDADGVAVIHAYLDAGGTLIDTGDFYGAGHNEMLIARALRERSRDDVVLSVKFGALLTPVGLPVGFDGRPEAVKSFLTYSLQRLGTDHIDIYRPARLDPQVPIEETVGAVHELVEAGYVRHIGLSEVSADTLRRAAAVAPISDLQIEYSLLSREIETNGILDTCNELGIGITAYSVLGRGLIGGSGALGGALAHMPRFQGDNLDHNRALLVTLEEIAAAKGVTLAQLAIAWVAARGEHIVPVIGSRRVSQVESMAGANAVELDEADLARIDAAVPVGAARGDRYPAQFMDQLDSERPAAG